In Lycium ferocissimum isolate CSIRO_LF1 chromosome 3, AGI_CSIRO_Lferr_CH_V1, whole genome shotgun sequence, the genomic window CCGTGTTCATCGTCATCCTCCTCGCCACTTTCATCTGCCAGTTTTGGAGTGCTTTTAGGCTGAACATCAGCTGTCCTCTGGAGAAATGTGAGCGCAGTTATTTCGTAACCGAAGAAACAGCTAATACTAGATCACAGACACACAGAAAGAGAAATTTGAATCTTCACAATGGACTTAATTCCCAAGCAACAACCAGAAGATACCAATGGCACCTACCAACTCAGGAACAACAACGAGAAGATACTGTTGAAGGATGTTTTCCTTACCTTTATGCTACCACGGGATTTGCTCCCGCTATCTGCGCTGGGCTTGTCTTTTATGGGCTTTCTTTCAGCTACAACTTCAAACACAGTGGGCAGATCATTGATCAAGCTGTATAGACGCTTCCTGAGCAGGAATCAACAGCGGAGAAAGTTAGGATAatctcttcctttctttttctttatctaAAATTAATTTAAGCACATTAAATATATCCCCTTTTATACCAATAAATAAAATGGACATTCCCTTTTGTCCAGCTAGAAGAAATTCAGGTGATAAACTTACTACTCCATCCGTTccattttatgtgatataggacatggaattttaaaaagaatggAAGACTTCTGGAACTTGCGGTCTTAAACATACCACGACATTTAGAGTGGACGGAGGGtaattttaaaacaaatccAATTGAACAGAGGGGAGTTTTGACCCTTCTCCGAAGTAAAAATTATGTAAATTATGCCCCCAGAAGATCCTTGAAGAAACATTACACCATAAAGTAGAGATCGACACACATGTAGTGAAGTTTAACCAGGAGCAAAAGTGAAAACCAGTCAAATCACTTGTTTATGGATCCACATGGACAAGAGAGTGAGACTATATGTTGATTCACTTTCACCTACTCCAAGTCTCCAGACATCCACCACAATCAACCGAAAATTTGGAATATTTAAGTAGCACGTACATAAAGAGCCAAACTAGCCAAACCACAACAAAAAGGTAGACAAATACTAAAGAACAACAAGGGATAAAgcaatttgaaattttcttcTCAAAGACAGCAAACGATGTTTTGATTGGAAAACAAAGGAAGTTTCAAATAAGAACTACCTAACATATGCAAGAATTACACTTATAAAAGCAAATATCATAGTTAACATTATTAATCTGAAAATATACCAATGTGCAACAATGACTTTTAATCCAAACAACTCGAATTAAATATCAGTAAACTATAAGTTCAACAAGCCCAAAAGAGATAACTTCAATCACATAATGAGTTTTCAAATTATTGGCCATAAAAGATCAACTTTAGACACtgattttatatttaattcCTTTGCAGAATCAATAATTAGCTTAAAttgtgaaggagaaaaaaattcaTTAGTGACGAGAgactgaaagaaagaaagaaacaaacaaaCAGACAAAAGTAGCAACCAAGAAGACTTGTTCACAGAAGAATGGATCATCTTAAAGAAGAAAAGTACAAAAgaagcaaatcaagaaaaagaaggaagggttgttgaagaagaacaAAAAGACAAGGAAGAGAAGATTTATATTATCTGCAAAAGAATTCTAGTGTATAACAAAAagtattctctctctctctctcgcatCATTTTTGGTATTTAACGAAGTGATCACTTATTGCTCAAATCGCTTTGTGCATCAATTTCAATGCTAAGGCATGTTCAAAGTAGTTTCCCTCCACCCACATGAATAGAGGACCTTCGCTTTGCATCACATCATCACTTTTGTGGaagtgtgtgaccatctcatctaaaaactTAAGTTGTTAGATAGAGCACACTTTTATatacttaattatattctcaataCGCCCCCTCACGTGCGGCCATGATTCTTTTTTGTGGGCCAAGCACGtgaaaattctttttgataatAGGTGGCAATGAGACTCAAACTCAGGACCTCTGCTGGCTTTGATGCCTTGTTGAAGTGTGTGactatctcatctaaaagcttaagctgGGAGAGAGAGCACACTCTGTTACTTAAatacttaattatattctcaacaaCTTTAAGCAATGAAGTGATCACTTGTAATAGCAATCTTCAAAAATTTCTTCTTTCGACCTTCATCTAGCCTAAGGTAGTCAAAATAAAGCCAGGAATCTCTCAATTTTCATTTACCCTTTTACTTGAGAGAGATTTCGTCCTTTCAGCTTCAGATGAATTGAGCCTGTCATCCATTTCATAGTAATCCTGAAAACTGAACCTCCTGAAAACTGAACCTATGTGCCACAAGCAGGCACCACGAGTTCCTTACTTTTTGTTGAAAATAACACTAGACGCAAGTGCCTTTGGTAAACAAGTGAATAGCATGGTCAGCAGTTTTTGGCTTCTTCTATGGAATATCTTTGGTTCCCTAATCCTATTCCATCGGGAAAAGAAAAACCCCAAGTTATATAGTCCTACTTtgcaaaaacaacaataacaacatacccagtgtaatcccacaagtggggtctgaggagggtagGACGTGtgtagaccttacccctacctttgtggggtagagatgtggtttccgatagacccttggCTTAAAAAAAGGTGTAATCAGAGCACAAATATGACAAGTTGGAATTACAGAATCAAACACATGCCAAAAAGTTGAGTTGAATGGTTATTTCAAATTTGACTgatacaaaagaataatatacatagaGCAAGGAATAGTGAAGGCAAAGATTTCCTTTAATAACAGCTCGGTTCTATGGATGTGGGACTATGAGAGCTTTTATAGAGTTGAAAATGACTTAGTACATTTGAGGAATAGCATCTTATTTCAACCTTTTTTTGGTGCAATCATGAGATCCATTTTTGTATACTATAAGATTGGGTGTATTTTATGGATaaccatattttattttgataaggtaaaaaaaaattacttgatCTTATCAAAAAGAGATTTTCTCTACCTTTTGGTATACTTCTGGTATACGGGGACTTTTCCACATAAACAAAATTACTTTATCTTATCAAAAagagattttcttttaaaaatggaCCAAAATCTGGAGCGACCACAAAGAGAAGTAAAACCAAATCTCCTAGCACATAGCTATCAGGCCTAAGTGATCTGGAAGGTAGTTTAACAATCTGGCAAGACTATATTTCCATTTTCAGTTAACTTGTGACTTTAGCagccaatttttttaatataggcgTATGAATGCAGAAACCTGCACGCTTAAGAATACCATATTCTAGCATAATAAGGGTATTATCTCCAAACATGTTTCGTCTTGATGAAAATTAAATCAATTGTCAGAAAGAGCAACGGGTTTTGGCTCTTTCTTATCCCTTGGGAGTCTATTTTTTCAACATCTAGGTCAATTTAATATAGCAGTTAGAAAAGCCTGTGAAACTTTAGATTTCTAGTGCAGAAGTAGAAAAAGGCAAAGGGAAAAGAAACTCTAAGTTTTGACACGTTTTAGTTGCATCTGATTAAGACATTCCCACTCGACGGTTTTGCCATCTACAGAAACCATGtgcaactttaaaataaaatagccAGTATTTCGTAAATGAAAGGGGCAACTTATTGATGATTACACACCAAATTAAAATTAGAAGCTGCAACAGACGCCATTTCCGTAACATAAATTAGTCTCCTCGAGGATAGATACTTCGtgaaaatctttataaaatagCTATCAAGATTTTTAAAACTTCTATATCACAGCGAAAATCAATGAACAATCAGATGGTTCTCATAGAAGGTGAGAGATATCAAGAAACTTTATGCTCATTAAGAATCACGAAATGTCATGCCAACTTTGTGTTCATGATAAATAAAGAGCGTTAGATATAGAATTGACCTAAGGTCTTAGAAGCAGTACAAGCACAGGATACATGTAATCCTAATTGTTGCGGGGTTGTTTTCGTGAAGTACAACCTTCAAGCAAACTGTTGCGACCCGCTGCTGGACAAACGAGACAATATCCATGACAATAGAAAGCATTCCCTCCACCCAATAAGAAATATCTCCAAAATGAACACATTTAAAAAGAGTAATCATCTGGATATGAACAGAAATTGGCGCATTTCAGAGTTCACATATAGAAGAAACTGCAGAATGCCAATATGATAGCATACAAGTAGCTAATTATCTGCCACTTAATGATTTCTTAACTTTATGCACGTGGTCAGCATTTCCATCTACACTTAAAAAGGGAGTAGCTATGTTCCTTTTCCAACAGAGTTTCCTCATAGAAACCCAACTTACGTGCCAACAGATATGTGATGAGGCCCATGCACCACGTACCCATAACATAGAAAAAATTTAGACAGTAGTGCTCCAGAACATACAGATTAACGAAAACTACAGTTATATTGGTTCTCGTACATGTATAAAGTTGATGTTAAATATAACTCAATTCTCCTTCAGTTTCAAAGACATACTAAGAACATCAGTTACAAGCATAAAAGGTCAATGATGTTCCATAATGCCTACATCAAATGATATAAATTCCTTGCACCAAATTTTGCTGGCAATTTCCCAGGAAGTCTAGAACAATTGCAGGACAAAGAGAATGATTATCATGTAAGGAGACTTTCTTACTTATGAATTCTAAGTAAAGAGAAATCTTCAGCATTACAACAATATCTTCCTTAAAATATACAACTattacaaacaaacaaaaaagatatAGGAAACGAGATAACTGGAAAGAATTCGGCCTAGTTTCTCATCCGTGTTAATAATGGCAATTGGTGAAACTTACCCTGCTAAAGTTGCCTTCCTCAACCACCAACACATTCAATTTTATCCAATTAGCAACAACTTGATTCGGGTAATTGTATATTTTTCCGTGTAAGACATCAAAAGAAATGCAAGAATCATGTACGCAGGAGGAGTGATAATCCTAACAGAATATAACTCTATATCGACTATCTTAAGAGCTCCAACAATTAATATCATGTGTCACCAGTAACATTTATCAGAGAGTCACCAGTAGGACTTTTTGAGGTATACACACAACTACACAGACAATTTTTTTAGAGTTCTTTTCATATCTGATTAGACTGATTTATCCCAATTCTCAACCAATAAAAGAGTACCTTTCATTTCTGTTAAGACGAGCTCCAAAGTAGTAGGCAACGGAAAGCAACCAACAATCACTGTGCACAGCGACCAGTGAAAGCCAATCTCTACGATTCATCCCATCCCTTGCAAAGTTGATCCCAAGTGCTGGCTCTGGGAGCTCAGGTGGAACTTCCTCAGCTGGAAGGTTGACTTCCCAGGTTCCATTTGGATGTCCATACAGAcacaaattttccttttctacAGCAAGTAATGCAAAATGAATTTAAAACAGACAGAAACGTAAACACAACACAAATTTAGAACCACAACTTACTTTTCAAAGGAAAAAGATCGACCCGtttagacctttttttttttgcttcttttttgtcaagtttttttttttttttttttttttgatgacatgggaacccgcagccgctaccttTCGGGTGCGCAtagggtaaacccagctcctgtgcaatagctcgcaaaccacacaggagaggtaacccgcactaTTTGGTTATACATAGTGTCAATTTTTCACTCCAAACTTGAATAAGAAATTCAAGTTCGAAAACTGGCAAGTAGAAAAAGAAGTTCCCTCACAATACTTCAATGCTTTTTTCAattgaaatgcatgtccaaacacaacttcaacttcctaaTATACTTTTACAACTTAGCCTCAAATACTACTTGCTTTCAAATATCACTCAATTTATGTCCGAACGCCTACTTAGAGAAAACTGAAGAAGTCACATCAGGCCCAATATCTTCATTATGTTCAGATTCccatgtcaaaaaaaaaaagttaggacAAATACTTGTCAAAAAAATATCATCTTTGTAagagaaaattttctttttaagcaCTACTTCATCCATAGTAAAGCAATTGTAGACAATTCCAgataaaatctgaaaattatttACAAGGAGTAGAGCTGACAAATAGGCGGTTTAGGCAGAATTTCACGGGTCAAAATGGGCTAAATCAATAAAACTGATAAAAGTTAGTTGCGCTGAGATGGGTTGAGCCAAGATAAGCTAATCAATGGATCATAGCCCCACTCGTCCAACTcttaccaaatattaatttctttatttgtttacttATAATTTGTTTAAGTACCAAATAAAACTGATAAAAAGAATTCTTCTTTTATAGCTATATAAAAgatatcaaacaaaaaataaagttaaatattttaacaaGATTTCTCATGGGTCAATTTGGGCCACGTACTTCACCCAAATCAGCCCAAATTTTAAATTGACTAATTTGGAAGGGTTGGTTTCATGGGCTAATTTCGCCACCCCTAAAGAACAAtaattttgtattaaaaaaaataactagcaaaaaatgattttctcatTAACTTAGCCTATCAGTTCCATTTATTACAACCCCAAGCCATAATTTCGATCTACAAAGTAACACAAAATCAATAGAATTGAAAAATTACCTGGATCACACGCATTAGAGAATTCTTCCACATCTGAAATAATTCCACagtccattaaaaaaaataaagacaaaaaCATGCATTTATGTATGATTTAATGTTGAATAAGTTACCATTAGTTAAAGCAAGAACTATGCCAGCACGACGAGCGTTATAATCTTTAAAGATCTCTTCTATAGTTCTAGGACTTGGAGAAATTGAAgccataaaaattaaataaattaaaatttattatgagatctttaacaattaagagaaaaaattaCTGTGAACTAAAAAAGAAATGGAATTGAAGAGAGGGCTGAGTATTTGGAGTTCACGTTACGTGAGATTGTGAGAATCGATTATAAATTGAGCATGAGAGTGTGTGAAGAAAAGACCAAAATAGTCCTTAATGTATAGGGGTAGGACTAGTTTGGTCCTTAATATATATGATAGGTGACAGAACTGGTCCTTGATATTTACAAAGGTGGACATGTTTAGTCCAAAATCATAAAAACTAATGGATAATAGAAAAGTTCCGTTAAACTTAAAAGATGTTTGCTGCTTCCGCTCGAGTCAAACTTATAGTTTGTTGGGAAAGGATCCCCTCCAGTAGAACTGAGTCCAGTAATGCTCAATGCTACTTTGGATTCATGCCACGTGTACAAACACTATTCTATGGTTGGATTTCTTTTGCTTGCCAttagaattgaagtgaaaaatCTTTTTACTCAAGAAATGGAACATGGAAAATCGACAAGAGGAGATTGTTCAAATAATAAGCGCCCTCCACTTTAACACAAAGGTTGCGAGTTTGAATCACCAAGAGAGCAAAGGGGAGCTCCTGGGTGAGGgaggggtttaaaaaaaaaaagaacacggaaaaccaaaagaaacagaaaaaaaaaaaaaaaaaaaaaaaaaaaaaaaaaactaacggCGTTAAAGTTAAAGAGGCATATGCAGCAACTGTGTGTTTTATGATCTTGGGCCCAGTGAACATCGTCAACTTAGAAAGGGCAATTTACGCGATTGCCATTcgggagtggtctttaattttcgccCCTCAAATTTAGGGGGTGTGCAAAAACCGGTTTAACCGATAAAATGAACCAATAGAAACGCTATTGGTTTATCAATATCGGGTTATTGGGTTAACGGCTTTGTAAAAAATTTTACTGGGTTATCGGTTCGGTTACCCGTTTTAAGGATTTAGTTAATGGTTAAACCGATAACCCaataaatttatattaaaattacctTTTTATCCCTAATTATATAGTAGTggctttaaattttattttttaaatataaaccTATTTCTAAATTATTTACTGCAGGTACGCTCATTCTCTGAAAGTCTCAATTCTCATACGAAATTAGGGCTTGCGATGCCTCTTTGCCCTGCCTCTCTCCGTTACTTCTCAAATGAACAAATGGGGTTGACCTAGTTTATGAATTGTGAACTGGCCTCGTTTTGTTTTTGAAATATTGCTACAGTGCATTTTATAGTTTTCATCTTGTAAATTGTATAGACTTTATGCATGTAAGCAGTGTATATATGAACATATGAAAACaagagaaagcaaaaaaaaattagcaaagCATTTTCTTATTGGTTAAACCGAAAATCGATGAACCGAAAATCAATAACGAATATTTTATCAGTTTGGTTTTGATTTAGCATATTTATAAATCGAAAATCGATAAACTGAATCGGTAATTTACAAAATCGAACCGACTAAGGAGCACCCCtactcaaattgctggtctttaatttttgcccttcgcctaaaaactCATgtgttccgggttcgaacccccgctcaattaaaaatttaaaagaaaatagcaAGACAGAGTTTGAATTCGCAAGGTAAAatttgcctgcaaaactctaccttaagccTTAAGGCAgacaaaactctaccttaaggcaaagtttgctaccttataaggcagagtttgctaccttaaggcagagtttgtcTTCAGGCATAAGGCAAACTCCACCTTAAGGTCGAGCTTGAatccaaaactctgccttgcgattttttttaaaaaaatttttgactgagccggGGTTCGAATTCAGAGCCCATGAATTTTTAGGCGAagagtaaaaattaaagaccaacactttgaggggacaaaaattaaagaccagtgcctttgaagggcaatccgcgcaaaacaAAAGACTTAGAATCACACAGAGGCGGATGGAGCACTATAACTTgaggttcaattgaaccccaaactttcgatGCGGTGTacaaatttatgtgtaaaaatttactaaatttacaataaatagtagatatgaacccataactttagaaatataatggttcaatgctaaaaaatttAGAAGGTTGAACTCCTAGaatttaaatcctagatccgcttCTGGAATCACATATACTCTAATGGCTTTCATGCATGTACCAAATAGGACATTAAAGTTGTATAAACTTCCTCAAAATCTTagtttaatgatatttttaccGTGATATGTTTCTCTTTTGGTtagtatatatctatatgtttGACTGTGcaatatatattttgatgaaGGGTGTTACGAATTGATCCCAACTCAATGTGGATACCAGCAACAATGTCATACAAGGGAAGAAAATGCACGGTTTGTCCTTccaaatgggttggtctttaatttttctattaTGTATAAGTGGCAAAGGAGGGCAAACACAGCATTGACAAATTGTATAAAAAGTTGTCTGAGTTGTACACTAAATTTGGACTTATTTCAATTGTACttggtttctttcctttttttttttttccggttgTGGGTCCACTTCATTTAATAAGTACTACTACTCGGTTTGCCACCTATTCTCTGTACACGTGTATTCTACTTTTACGTTAT contains:
- the LOC132049633 gene encoding PHD finger protein ALFIN-LIKE 1-like, which codes for MASISPSPRTIEEIFKDYNARRAGIVLALTNDVEEFSNACDPEKENLCLYGHPNGTWEVNLPAEEVPPELPEPALGINFARDGMNRRDWLSLVAVHSDCWLLSVAYYFGARLNRNERKRLYSLINDLPTVFEVVAERKPIKDKPSADSGSKSRGSIKRTADVQPKSTPKLADESGEEDDDEHGETLCGSCGGNYNADEFWIGCDICERWYHGKCVKITPAKAESIKQYKCPSCNLKRSRP